A portion of the Nitratidesulfovibrio termitidis HI1 genome contains these proteins:
- a CDS encoding heme lyase CcmF/NrfE family subunit gives MHLSAYLLLVASLLFALFFAGAAAAQLWQGRSTALPWIEKAHLMLTGFMTLSSVVLLHALVNFDFSLIYVASYTDRALPLFYRLTAFWAGQAGSMLFWGWSVALFGVIFALTRGYRDLSPQTKLWYWLFFLAVMAFFLLILTAWSNPFITAAPAPADGNGLNPLLQNPGMIFHPPLLFLGYGGFAIPGCLALAQAMSNGYGREGAWAGISRPFTLTAWLFLTAGIVLGGWWSYMELGWGGYWAWDPVENASLIPWLVSTAFLHTSVIESRRGKLHRVNILLMALTTISAFFATYLVRSGVVDSLHAFGDGGVGRPLLIFILASIALTVAVTLIWRKDDAKPLSGIDSREGFLVLVAWVLLALSAIILVATMWPVFSKFWVEKPMGLEPAFYNRVCLPLFAGIAVLLSICPWLGWKGGVRSMPKLLAVLGVMAAVTAMTWYTYRMPMAALGAGAGAACVAGIIILLTTESHVRRNNASLAAHGVHLGLALMVLGVAFSGPYKLEQEVEIPRDATVKLGKYDLRYVNLYEGEGAGFIFIEAELNVTREGAPVGVLSPQRRLYAKFDRQAYAEAATIFGLGDELYATLLGVDSSGAATLKVSVNPLVNWVWIGGTLMCIAPFLGLRRPSSSREEDDDTGDGQEA, from the coding sequence ATGCACCTTTCCGCCTACTTGCTGCTTGTCGCGTCGCTGCTATTCGCCCTCTTCTTTGCCGGGGCGGCAGCCGCGCAACTGTGGCAGGGGCGCTCCACGGCACTGCCGTGGATCGAAAAGGCGCACCTGATGCTGACCGGGTTCATGACCCTGTCATCCGTGGTGCTGCTGCACGCCCTTGTCAACTTCGACTTCTCGCTCATCTACGTCGCCAGCTACACCGACCGCGCTCTGCCGCTGTTCTACCGCCTGACGGCCTTCTGGGCCGGACAGGCCGGGTCCATGCTGTTCTGGGGCTGGTCCGTGGCCCTGTTCGGGGTCATCTTTGCCCTTACCCGCGGCTACCGCGACCTCAGCCCCCAGACCAAGCTGTGGTACTGGCTGTTCTTTCTGGCCGTCATGGCCTTCTTCCTGCTCATCCTCACCGCGTGGAGCAATCCGTTCATCACCGCCGCCCCGGCCCCTGCCGACGGCAACGGTCTGAACCCGCTGCTCCAGAACCCCGGCATGATCTTCCATCCGCCGTTGCTCTTCCTGGGCTACGGCGGCTTCGCCATCCCCGGCTGTCTCGCCCTGGCCCAGGCCATGAGCAACGGCTATGGCCGCGAGGGCGCGTGGGCGGGCATTTCCCGGCCCTTCACCCTGACGGCGTGGCTGTTCCTGACCGCAGGCATCGTGCTGGGCGGCTGGTGGTCGTACATGGAACTGGGCTGGGGCGGCTACTGGGCATGGGACCCGGTGGAAAACGCCTCGCTCATCCCGTGGCTGGTCTCCACCGCGTTCCTGCACACCTCGGTCATCGAGTCGCGGCGCGGCAAGCTGCACCGCGTGAACATCCTGCTCATGGCGCTGACCACCATCTCCGCCTTCTTCGCCACCTATCTGGTGCGCAGCGGGGTTGTTGATTCGCTGCACGCCTTCGGCGACGGCGGCGTGGGCCGCCCGCTGCTGATCTTCATCCTGGCCTCCATCGCACTTACCGTGGCGGTGACGCTGATCTGGCGCAAGGACGACGCCAAGCCCCTTTCCGGCATCGACAGCCGCGAAGGATTCCTGGTGCTGGTGGCCTGGGTGCTGCTGGCCCTTTCCGCCATCATTCTCGTTGCCACCATGTGGCCTGTGTTCAGCAAGTTCTGGGTCGAAAAGCCCATGGGGCTGGAGCCCGCCTTCTACAACCGGGTGTGCCTGCCGCTGTTCGCGGGCATTGCCGTGCTGCTGTCCATATGCCCCTGGCTGGGCTGGAAGGGCGGCGTGCGCAGCATGCCGAAGCTGCTGGCCGTGCTGGGGGTGATGGCCGCCGTCACCGCCATGACCTGGTACACCTACCGCATGCCCATGGCCGCCCTTGGCGCGGGCGCTGGCGCGGCCTGCGTGGCGGGCATCATCATCCTGCTGACCACGGAAAGCCACGTGCGGCGCAACAACGCTTCGCTGGCCGCCCACGGCGTGCATCTGGGCCTGGCCCTGATGGTGCTGGGCGTGGCCTTTTCCGGCCCGTACAAGCTGGAGCAGGAAGTGGAGATTCCCCGCGACGCCACGGTAAAGCTGGGCAAGTACGACCTGCGCTACGTGAACCTGTACGAGGGCGAAGGCGCGGGCTTCATCTTCATCGAGGCCGAACTGAACGTCACCCGCGAGGGCGCGCCCGTGGGCGTGCTGTCGCCCCAGCGCCGCCTGTACGCCAAGTTCGACCGTCAGGCCTATGCCGAGGCGGCCACCATCTTCGGCCTTGGCGACGAACTGTACGCCACCCTGCTGGGGGTCGATTCCTCCGGCGCGGCCACCCTGAAGGTCAGCGTCAACCCGCTGGTGAACTGGGTGTGGATTGGCGGCACGCTGATGTGCATCGCGCCCTTTCTGGGGCTGCGCCGTCCGTCCTCGTCGCGCGAAGAGGA
- a CDS encoding cytochrome c maturation protein CcmE — protein MSKKNGKSLYLVALALFLGGVGYLVFSGFSQNSVYFLNVSEALAMPSEKLQSIRMFGTVATQGIARLDDGPGVRFLLEDKDNPGQTVRVMYRGAVPDTFKEGVEVIVEGGMPQGGTAGEFRAKTLMTKCPSKYEKENRKG, from the coding sequence ATGTCGAAGAAGAACGGCAAAAGCCTGTACCTCGTGGCCCTCGCCCTGTTTCTGGGCGGGGTGGGCTATCTGGTGTTTTCGGGCTTTTCCCAGAACAGCGTGTACTTCCTGAACGTTTCGGAAGCCCTCGCCATGCCCTCGGAGAAATTGCAGTCCATCCGCATGTTCGGCACGGTGGCCACCCAGGGCATCGCCAGGCTGGACGACGGTCCGGGGGTGCGCTTTCTGCTCGAAGACAAGGACAATCCCGGGCAGACCGTGCGGGTGATGTACCGCGGGGCCGTGCCCGACACCTTCAAGGAAGGCGTCGAGGTCATCGTGGAAGGCGGCATGCCCCAGGGCGGAACCGCCGGTGAATTCCGCGCCAAGACGCTGATGACCAAGTGTCCCTCGAAATACGAAAAAGAAAACCGTAAGGGATGA
- a CDS encoding hemolysin family protein, whose translation MLALTVAVGLSLIISACCSVTEAILYSVPWSHVEQLRKSGRKAGQVLFELRSRIEQPITAVLTLNTVANTAGAAIAGAYAAEVLGDANMAAFAAGFTVLVLILGEIIPKTIGVAHARTLSEYVARPIRVLVVVLMPVIWLGGRITRLFTPPGGGAPHATEDDIRAIVSLSRRAGRIQPYEELSIRNILSLDQKRVHEIMTPRTVVFSLPAAMTVADAHEQPDFWHYSRVPVWGEHNEDVVGIVTRRRVLKEVADDNDALRLSEVMQPVHFVPDTQTLDRTLLQFLDARTHLFVVLDEYGGLAGVISLEDVLEEILGREIVDETDRVDDLQELARRRRAELARDK comes from the coding sequence ATGCTTGCGCTCACCGTGGCCGTTGGGCTTTCGCTCATCATCTCGGCCTGCTGTTCCGTCACTGAGGCCATCCTGTATTCCGTGCCGTGGAGCCACGTGGAGCAGTTGCGCAAATCGGGACGCAAGGCGGGGCAGGTGTTGTTCGAACTGCGCTCGCGCATCGAACAACCCATCACCGCCGTACTCACCCTGAACACCGTGGCCAACACGGCAGGGGCAGCCATTGCCGGGGCCTATGCGGCGGAAGTGCTGGGCGACGCGAACATGGCCGCCTTTGCCGCCGGGTTCACCGTGCTGGTGCTGATTCTGGGCGAAATCATCCCCAAGACCATCGGGGTTGCCCATGCGCGCACGCTGTCGGAATACGTGGCCCGCCCGATACGCGTGCTGGTGGTGGTGCTGATGCCGGTCATCTGGCTGGGGGGACGTATCACCCGGCTGTTCACCCCGCCCGGCGGCGGCGCGCCACATGCCACGGAAGACGACATCCGGGCCATCGTCAGCCTGTCGCGCCGGGCCGGTCGCATCCAGCCGTATGAAGAACTGTCCATCCGCAACATCCTGTCCCTGGACCAGAAGCGGGTGCACGAAATCATGACCCCGCGCACGGTGGTCTTTTCGCTGCCTGCCGCCATGACCGTGGCCGACGCCCATGAGCAGCCGGACTTCTGGCATTACAGCCGCGTGCCGGTGTGGGGAGAGCACAACGAAGACGTGGTGGGCATAGTCACCCGCCGCCGCGTGCTCAAGGAAGTGGCCGATGACAACGACGCCCTGCGCCTTTCCGAAGTGATGCAGCCCGTGCACTTCGTGCCGGACACCCAGACCCTGGACCGCACCCTGTTGCAATTCCTGGATGCGCGCACCCACCTGTTCGTGGTGCTGGACGAGTACGGCGGCCTTGCGGGGGTCATTTCGCTGGAAGACGTGCTGGAAGAGATACTGGGCCGCGAAATCGTGGACGAAACGGACCGGGTGGACGATTTGCAGGAACTGGCCCGACGCCGCCGTGCGGAACTGGCACGTGACAAGTAA
- a CDS encoding D-glycero-alpha-D-manno-heptose-1,7-bisphosphate 7-phosphatase, translating to MNRASTTSTFPGAVLLDRDGTVIEDRHYLSDPSGVALLPGAARGLAALAVAGARLFLVTNQSGIGRGYFTEADLHACNDRLGELLGEHGVALADTAFCPHGPDDGCACRKPAPGMWLTLRDRHGLCAATTAMVGDKPEDVAFGRDAGLGRVVLVLTGKGQAAARTLGVPVPEGDAAVREPDPADLAARPDWPHAVARDLAAAAAWLLGAAAAGQGGDDVAAPDATGASPSDSSSPDSTRSEPS from the coding sequence ATGAACCGGGCATCAACCACCAGTACATTTCCCGGCGCCGTGCTGCTCGACCGCGACGGCACCGTCATCGAGGACCGGCACTACCTGTCCGACCCTTCCGGCGTCGCGCTGCTGCCGGGCGCGGCCCGGGGCCTTGCCGCCCTGGCCGTCGCCGGGGCGCGGCTGTTTCTGGTTACCAACCAGTCGGGCATCGGCAGGGGCTACTTTACCGAAGCGGACCTGCACGCCTGCAACGACCGTCTGGGTGAATTGCTGGGCGAGCACGGCGTGGCGCTGGCCGACACGGCCTTCTGCCCGCACGGCCCGGACGACGGCTGCGCCTGCCGCAAGCCCGCGCCGGGCATGTGGCTGACCCTGCGCGACCGGCACGGCCTGTGCGCCGCCACCACCGCCATGGTGGGAGACAAGCCCGAGGATGTGGCTTTTGGCCGCGATGCGGGGCTGGGCCGCGTGGTGCTGGTGCTGACCGGCAAGGGGCAGGCCGCCGCGCGCACCCTGGGCGTGCCCGTGCCCGAAGGCGATGCCGCCGTGCGCGAACCCGACCCCGCCGATCTTGCCGCGCGTCCGGACTGGCCGCACGCCGTGGCGCGCGACCTTGCTGCCGCCGCCGCGTGGCTACTGGGCGCGGCAGCGGCGGGGCAGGGGGGCGACGACGTTGCCGCTCCGGACGCAACGGGCGCATCTCCTTCCGATTCTTCTTCCCCGGATAGTACGCGGAGCGAACCGTCATGA